The region agccatagagtggtgaatctgtgaaattgttgccacaggcagctgtggaggccaagtctttatgtctatttaaggcagaggttgattgatttttgattggtcagagcatgaagggatacaggcaaaaggcaggaaactggggctgagagaaaaattggacaaaccatgatgaactggcagagcagactggatgggccaaatggcctcattctgcttctatatcttatggtctgatgggaattgaaagggttcacaaactttttcttgcaactgtgtgTCAAATAAAAAAGGGTATAAACATCATCAGGCATTGAAGCCAGAATGCAGCTATTCACTTCATCCTGAACTGTCATCATTTTCAATGTAAATCCATAaggtaaacacaagaaattctggttcagatgctgaaaattcaaagcaacacacacacacacacacacactcactcaatgttggtggaacacagcaggtcaggcagcatctatggaaatgaataaaaattaaTGACTCAGGCTGAAACCATTTTTTAAGACTGGGCATCTATAGTGTACAATTTGCATCATGATAGTTGAATTTAATGAATGGCTCCTGTAAGATACAGCAAAACAGAAACCTTTTGAACCTTTTGATAAATATGCTGCTTCTAATGCATTAATGCAAGTATTTTTGTCTACTAAGTATATTCACTGATGATTTCTACCCACTCCAGTAAGTGGAAAACATTTGAAGTATATGGTTCTGTGGTAACACTTCATGCCACTTAATTACATTTGTGACCAATGTACAAACAATTAATTTCCATCTATTCATTATTAATGTTAAAATATTGAATACATTTTATGCATAGATTgagatatagaagaagaagaataacaaTCTAATTATTCAGGACTTaaaagactgcattttgatgttTGTGCATGGTTTTTCtaatatattacaccacaaattGAAACATATCTGCACTGAATTATTACGTAAGAGAATCCTGAAAGTATGTCATTCTGGAGGAATCCATTCATTCAATTTTGTCATGCTGACTGAAGAAGGCATTCAATCTAACCCCACTTCTCAGAATTTGGTTTGGATTCTGAATAACTCAAGATTTTTCCAGCTGCATCTCATCACCCGGCAAGATTCAAGGGTTTAAAGTATGCCCGCAATATTCTGATTAACCTTTAAGACACTTGATAGCTCTAGaagttacttttttttttaccagtggGGCTGAGAAAACTAATTATAACAGTGTTAACCAATCAAATTGAGGTGAAGATATGACAAAGCAAATAGTCTATTGCACTGAAAAGTTAATGTATTGAAAAAGCGAGGTCAGCTTAAAGATGGAGAGAAACAGAGTACAGCGACTTCTCAATTAAAACAAGGGCATTTTTCCTCAGAAGTATACAGTGCTTGGAAAATAGTTACATACAAATAATGTATATGGTTCATCAGAAGTATGAGGAAACTTGGTATGACATCATAGACTCCGGCAAATTtcgacagatgtaccatggagagcattctaactggttgcatcgccaCCTGTTATGAAGAAGGAACTGCACAGCATCGGTAAAACTGCAGAAACCtgcaaactcaaccagctccatcacttGCACCAGCACCACCgtgccctccccacccccggcttcgaggacatctccaaaaggggatgcctcaaaaaggcagcaacgATCTTTAAggtcccccatcactcaggacatgccctcttgccattgctaccatcaattgCTACCACAGGAGCTAGAAGGCACTCACTCAACACTTTAGAAAACAGCTAGTGTTGTATGAAAGGAGAGAAGGTTAGCACTCCCCTTGATAAGGATGGAAGGGGCCCTAGTGGCCTTACAACACACAAATGGTTAAGGCATTGCCATCTACTTAGTGGCATctaataaataattttaaaaaaagataacagcttcttctcctccaccatcagatttctgaaaggataaTAAACCCATGTACACTTTTTCAATATatgtttcttttctctttttgcacttcttatttattttattttaaaaatatatttcttattgtaatgcaTAGTTCttttattataatgtattgcaatgtactgctgctgaaaacaACAGACCTCcgcatatgctagtgatattaaacctgattcagattccagTTTTCAGTCACTCAAACAGTCAGGAGAGTGGGGGTCAACAAATTTGACTGAGAAGGAACTATTACCTGTTACCTCCATTATGACTGGGTAGAGTATTGCCACCTTATGAACATACAAATCAGAAGCATGCCACAATTCCACATACAGCTTTGTCACTCAGGTAAGATCATGGCCAAAGTATTCCCTCAGCGACATCTATCTGGACTACACAATGTTTCCTGAATCCCTTTATAAAATATAATCCGTCAATATTTTTTCTTGAATATATTTAGTGACTGAGCCTCCAAATCCCTTTTAGATAGAATACCAAAGGATCACTCTTCACTGGGAGAAGACATCTTTCTGTTCTGTCCTAAGTGGTCAACTCCTTACTTTCAGACTTTGACACTGCTTCTAAGCTCCGCAGCCAAAGAAAACTTCTTGCCTGTATCTTGCCTGAGAAGCTGCCACAATAAATTAAATGTTAAAATAATATTACCTTAATATACACACGCATACTTTTCTTCCATCTCCTCCTCCGTCCAGGCCAGCACCAATTATGTTCACAATAACTGGCAGTAGGGTGCAATGGTCTTAATGGGTAGGGATTTCTGTGCACTTTTTAACACTTACAATGAAGGAATGAAATATGTTATTTCTAAATGTCAAAAAAAGATTTTTCTTCATGCGAATGTCAAACTAACTCCCCTGCTTTAGTCCCTGAATAAAGTAAGGACGATAAGAAGAATAAAGCAGCCTTGTCTTTTCTCTGAGAGGGCGTTTTGTGCATACAAAAAGATTAACAAACAGTGTTTTCTACAGTTCTAACAATGTCAGCGGCAGAAGATGTGAGCAGTTACGGCACCATTGAAGAAAACATAACCCACAGCAGAAGAGTCAACCTGTAACTGTTAAACAAATCGTGCTGTTATTCAAAGCACAAGTCACATACTGTAGAAAGAGCTGAAATCAAACAGAACAGCCATCAGCACGCACAACACGTAGCCTTTCAGGCAGGTACATTTCATTTGAAAATCCATAGTTCAGTGGTTACAGTAAGCAGCACTCTCATATTAGGAACAACTGTACAGATTAGAAGAAAGTGCCAGTATCATCAGTAAGGTGGTGGAGAAGCTGGGAAAGCAAATTGCAAGTTCGTTTTCAGCCTCACTGCTGATGCTAAAGATAAACTCTATGTATTACACAGTTTAGTACGCAGTAGTGTAACAGGATTTATAAAATAATAAATCTCAAAACAATATCCAAAGTATTTTGGTCCTGGTCCTTAGAAACTGATtaatgttcatcagtgtacaaaatGCCCGCAGCAAAAACAGAACTAAAAAGAGATTAAGATTACAACTGCTGTGTTAATTTCAACGCAAATGTGAAATCCCTGTTGGCAGCACGGTGCTGCACTCTCAAAAATATAATGCCGACAATTGcagtaaaatatttaaaatatagtCTGACTTCTGGCTTATTTGGATTTACAAATAAGCCAGAAGTTCAGATTCGTTTAGGATATCTGCCATTAGGGAGCAGCAAATTTTCAAGTTGGAGTGGCACTAGAAAACAATTTCACATTTGGATCGTAACTCATCAGGGAGAGAATGGAAATGCGTCAGCAATTTGCTTCGAAAAAGAGTCAGACGTCAAGATGCATCAAATAGATTACATTTTGCATTATTACATGCAGTCGTTGCATCAAAGCGTTGTGTCTGAAACGCGATGCCCTCTGCTGGAGTTAGCACGTTCTTTTCCTGCCAACTGCTACAACACTTGCAGTTAGCAATTGGCTCCCATTGCAGCTATCCTTTCCAACAGATTACAACCGGCTAACTAGCAGGGGATGCTTATGTTGTTATTTCTCTACATTCTTCAATTTCTATAACTGAGGACATCAGGAATACATCCCTTAAAATCGTCCAAAATTGACAGCTGATGCTTCTTTTGCATTTGTTTTGACACAATAATACTCAACTATATAAGATGGAGATGTGACATTTACTCAATCGAATTGTTTATTGTAAGCATTACTTACAGTTTATCAGGGGAAATTGTATTCACATTAAAATTCAGCATATTGTTTTGGCCATCTTTACCATATCCACAATCTGATAGAACCAGAATGCCCGGTCTAAATTTTAGTCGGCTTGCTGCAAAGCCGAAAGCTGGACTGCATTTGAAACATTTTATCTAACCTGTGCTTGAAATTTCAGAAACCGTTCGTGTCATCCCAGGGGGAATAGATTGTTTCCCAGCAACGTTTCTAATTATAGATACCGGGGGAAGGTGGTAGAAGCGACCCGTTACAAGACAAAGTTTGAGACTGGGTTTAAATTATGCAACAATATTCTTAGATTCGGGGAAGCATCATTTATAAGTTAAAATGTAGCTGGTTCTAAAGCATTCTTTGTCCGTTTTACCCGGCTATAATCTACTAACACACAACGTCTACATGTCACTGCATAGTTTGAACACCTTTTATTATGAAAGCTTTACCAGACGCAGTCACTACATTGAGTTAACATTATTAACTTTACATTGATCGTTCACGGAAATTACAGAATAAATATGCACATTTTGTAATctttgtgtgtgtatttgtgtgtgtatttgtgtgtgcgtgtgagagagagagagagagaaaacattaAAAGTGCTTCTTACAAAGCTGTTAGTGGTTTAAGCATCAACATTGACGAGCTTTTTTAAGAAAGTGCGTGTTTATAATAAAATCTTCGCGTCATATTGACAAATTGAAATCCTTAGATGCATCGTAGTCTTTATATTCCTCTCGAgtataatatatatttatatatataatatatataaaaaattaaataacaCTGAACGATAAAGCGTTGCAGTCATTTTAATTACCAAGTTTACGTCTTGTCGTTTGAGCAAGTCACACCCCGGCAGTTTCACACATGCAGCAAGACTGCAGTCAAATGTTTTACAGAATATGCCCTCGACGTTTACTTAGacgagagagcaagagagaaagAGGAGCCATTATTTCCTACCAAATAAAGTGAACAAAGTTTCTGCCAGTAATGAATGGGGTTATTTATATGGCGATCGATAACCAGGCCTCGAAATTATTATAGACGGCACAGTCAGATTTCGTTTCCATAAAAAAATATGACTGATATCATTGCTGGCTAAAGTCTGCAAAGGCACTTCATTGAATATGATTTGAATATGGCCTTTCGTCCAAAGCAACCTAATGAGGGGGCGGTGAGTTATTTCCCTTTACCTTCTAAACATGCGATGTTTGGGTTCAATTTCTGTTGATGTAGTGATTAAAATCGATACGTCGACTTCTCTAGGACTTCGAGGTAGTCTGGTTTAGTTTGAAGTTTGGCCCTTAACTCGAGGTATTCGCTTTGGGTTTGGTCAGGATATCCCCGGCCAGAGGAGCCAAACAGAATCGTTTCTTTAAACCTGGCATCTTGCTGTAAATCAGGGTATTGCATGCCAGGGGGGTGGACATGCAGCTCTTTTAACTTGGGCACAGTGCCATAGAGGCAGTCTACAAAACCAACGGTGTGAGCTGGCCTTTCTCTTTCCAGAACGCTGGGATAAATCACCCCATTTTCTGGAAAACTGGCAAAATCGTTCGTCTGGTTGATTGTAACTATAGTGTTAAGGTTGCTATTGGACAGTGACATTTTCCATTCCTTGTCCTTCTCCAGGGCTTTGTAATTTGCGTTGTTTTCCTGAGTCTCTGAGAATTCCTCCTCAATCTCTCCCTCACGTGGTTTATAGATAGGGTTGTTGCACATCTGAGTGACAGGATGGGGAATGTAGTCATAGACATGGCTGGCTGCTTTCTCGGGTGAGTTGGCAGTTCTGTCCTCGAAGATCCTGCACTGCATTTGCATACCAGTCAAATCCACGTCCTGCCTTCTGCTAAAGGGCGATTTCTTGCGCCTCCTGAGCACAAAAGCGAAGAGTCCAGCTGCAATAAATACGGCGGAAATGAAAATAATCAGGAGGCTCAGAATAAGGACTGAAAGGGGAATGGCGCCACCTTGTGAAGAGAATCCAAACCCTGTCGCTGTGGAAATTACGTTACCATTCGCACCCGAGCCAGGCAGAGCTGGAGAAGCGGCGGCATGCTTTAATTCGGGACATAATATCTCAGAGTCCACCTTCTTCAGATCCTGCCCGCTCAGGAACTCTGGCGTCTTACAGAGCACATCGCCAACCATTATAACCGTGCTGATCTTTTCCACCCACTGTTTCAGTGCCATTAGATCGCAGGAACAATCCCAGggattgttgttcagatcaatcTGCACAATGGAGTCCAAGTGTTCGAGCACTCCGCTCACTGGTAGGTACAAAAAGTGGTTGCTCCTTAGACTGAGCCGAGCCAGAGAAGTGCCCGTGAAAGCATCGTTTGGAAGAGTCCGCAGGCGATTATTGTTCAGAAACAATAGTTGGAGATTAGGCGTCAGGCTAAAAGCCGCTGGCTGGATTTCTCGTATAACGTTGTATTCAAAATATAGGTATTGCAAACTTTGTAGCCCTCTGAACATGCCTGGAGTGAGGCGTTCGATGGTGTTGTTGTTCAGGTAAAGGATTTTTAAATTTGGAAGATTCATGAATGCACCGTCTTGTATGTAGGAAATACCATTGCTTCCCAGATGTAGTAGATCTAAACTGGAGAAGTTCCAGAAATCTGACctatagattttttgaattaagttTCCGGTTAAATACAACTTCCTAGCATTCAACGGCCTTGGTATGAGTTCAGACATGTTTTCAATCCCTTTAGCTTTGCACTGTACGGTTAAACCCAAATCGTTTATATGCAGACTGCAAGAGCATTTAGCGGGACAAATGATAGGGATTGGTGGTCTGGTCTGGTAGCCAGCAATAATGGGTTGATTTTGACCTGAATGAAAGCTGCGTAGAGTTGGCTGTGCTTTTAAAGTCTTCGGGGTCTTCGTTGATTTTGGTAATTTACCCGATGCCTTATATTCAGCCGAAGAAGCTGTATAAGTAACAGATAAAGACATGGAGGAAGGTTTGGTAGGCCACGCATTGTCATTATTGGAAGCAAGTTGTGGAACCCCCAAGCTGACTTCCACTTCCACGTTAGAAAGTGGACACAATTCACTGCTTCTGATTTCTCTCAGGTCCTTGccatggagatggaatggagtctCGCAAGTGATTTCACCTACTAGGACAGTATACGGTATACTTTCTAACCAGGTCTTTAATGGCATAATATCACAGGTACAGTTCCAAGGGTTCTCCTCCAGTTGAATCTCCATTAGGCTTCTGCCAATATATTCCAGCGTCCCAATGTAAGGCAGCGTCTTTAACCGGTTACCACGCAGATCTATGTGCGTTAATGAAACCATCCTAAAGAGATTGAAAGGAAGCAGCGGTATCAAGTTGTCATTGATAATCAACACCTTCAGCTTATTGAAGTTCCTAAATGCACCTCCGTCTATCCGTTTGAGCACGTTGTAATCGGCCTGTAGATATTCCAAGCTCTCCAACCCCAAGAAGGTATCATTTCTGAAAACCTCCAGCTTGTTTTCATGCAAGTATAAACGTTTTAGAAGTTTCATGCCATTAAAGGCACCTGCCTGAATGTCCTGCAAAGCATTGTTTCCAAGGTTAATCGAAACTGCGTTGGTTAGAAAAAGAAAACTGTTAGCATAGAGTTTCCTCATAGAGTTCCTTTGCAGGTAGAGTTTAAATGGTCTTTTCCATGACTCAGTAATCTGACTAATGTTTGTAAAACCTTTACTTTCACAGTGTATATGTAAAAAACTCTCCTTTTCCTCGCAGTAACATGGCTCCATGCAAGGTTCGTTAAACTCTTTGGAGTCCTCCATCAGTGGAATCGTCGTACTCCATCCTAAAGTTATTGTGCTTAAAAGGGTTATCCAGAACATCCTTATTTTTTTTCTGTGTAGCTGGAGGTACAGCAGCTCTTGCGATTGCCGTATGGGACCTCCTCGAGATGTAAAGACTGCATACAGAAGACACGTAGAAAATGGATTAGACTTTAAAATTCCCGTGAACAAACGTGTGCGCCCTAGCAATTTGGACACAACCTTGCCAATATAGAAAGAATGGCAAAACATACAGTTTTCATACCTCCCACTAACTCATATGAAAGAGCTCTACACATATTATACACATAGAAATACCAATTAAGCAATACAAAACACAAATATATTAGTAATGTCTTGGAATTTGACAGCATCTGAAGTGCTTGTGATAACGGCGGTGTTTCTGCAGTATTGCTGCTGATTTTGGATTGATTAGTAGTTCTCTCTCATTGCTCAATTATTTTACATTTTTAATCGGTGACTGATTGTTTCCAATGACAAAAATTACATCAAAACGTTTAGGCTAACTAAGGTGGGGATATATGGACTTACTTGTGTTCAGTAGGCACAAAATCCCTTTTAGTTGCCCTATTTTCCCCTTATATAAACAGCACTCTTGTATTTCAAAATATAATCCAATCATTTGCACTCTCCAAATCGGAGTGCCCAACACAACCATAGAATGTGTGGAAACTCGATTTCTCGGATACTGGACAGGACAGCATCTATTAATTTTGTGGTTCAGAAATTACTCGAACATTTCACCACAATCACCTTATGGGTGGAAAGACTGAGCAAATAAGAAAGAGCAAATGTGGAATAATGTCGCACCAAAACGATCGTAACCTCAATGATTAACCAGGTAGCGAAATTTGCAGATAAATTTGTAACAGATTGTCAATTGGGATCGTTCTTCAAAGGGTTCAAATGTGTTTGCAATTATAGATGCTGTCCGTTTAATGTCCATTTCATTGGATTTAATTAGAGAAAGTAAAAAAAACACGACTCTGCGCATAACGATGGCATTGCATCGTTTCCAGTTGATGAATTTCCCTATAATAATCTACCAAGATTAAGGCGAAGCGTTTCCAGATACAAGAGATACAAATAATAAATGACTTTCATCTTCTTTGGACGACCTATAGTTGAACAAGTTCTGGATTTAAAACGAGAGAGCAAAAAAAATCCCCTATCGAGAGCTGTAGAGCAATGTCAGCTCAATACATAAAATCAAAAGGTTAACTACAAGGACCAGAAAATGAGGACAATGGGAAGGAAAGTTCAGAAATAAAAATTCCACCGGTGATATTGAGAAAATTGATCAAGTGTGAGGGCGAAGTGAGAAAGGCAAAGGCGCTATTTACATAAAGCTATTTTAACAACCTTAAAAGGCAGGTACAATCCCCCAAAAATATTCGATTATACTAACGCCTCCAAGAACCGTCCCTAAACATGCCTACCGCGGAATAAAACGGGCTTTTAGCAGCTTTAAACCGTGAGCGAAGTCTGTAATAAAGCAGTTCACTCACCCTCTTCAGTTGATTTTAGTGGAAGAAGTGAAAAGTATTGAAGATTTGCTGGAGCTGTCTTCACTCCCGCTGTTGGAGAGTCTGAGGAAAATGCCGACGTGACAGGAATGTAAGTGaatatttaaaatgcagctcgcTCTTCTTCCTGCTCTCTCTTTTCCTCGCTCCCTGTCTCTGCCTTCTCAATGATGGTTGTGAGAAAAGTCTGCCTTTAGCTCACTGCAGGCTGCGGGGACCTTTGGAGGTTGCCGCTTTCAGCCAATGCACCAGCACATTTGGGATGCTCGAATGCATCGGAAAATCACTTGTCTCCCGATCAGATTCCTTATTTTCCTTTTACGTCATGGGATGAGCTTTGAGGACTCACAGGTGACTGGAGCGAGCCTCGAGGAGTATGTGGAGGGTGCGCCGGCACAAACCGGGCGCGCGCATTCACTTCTGCCGTGTAGTCTCGGGGGGAAATCGGATTTCATGGATTCGGTTCCTTCCGTGGGATGAGTTCGAAGCAATGGACAGGACTTCGCCGATCCCGAGAAATCAGCAGCGCCTATAATATCATCCTGTTCAGTGGGTCACCAACGGCATTTTACGATCGGAGCGTTCAGATAGCCAGGCACAGATGCTGCGCTTCCAGAGACACTTGACTGGAGATTAGATCCATTGCCCAATAAAGCCACGTCGATCTGCTCTTCTGATGCTATCGCCACTCAGTGCTTTGCAGTAATTGCCCACGAACTCACTGCCCCGCTGTGCATGGAGTCTCCAGCATTTTCCCGTTTGATCTCCAGAGTGACGGGAGGATGCAGCCGGCAGCGTCGCACCATTCCTCTTTTTAATCTTATTCACTTAAATCTTGCTAACACCATGCTCAGTCTCCCCTGCGCCAAATGAACATTGTTCAAAGCGGAGATGATGGCAGTTCAACGTCGTCTTTCCTTTTTTATAATAAAGAAAGAGAACCAGTTACCCTCGTCCTTAAGGAGCACGCGCGAAATTATTGTTCAACGATTCGGACTAATTTCGGCTACAACAGCAGTttacatcctctctctctctctctctctctctctctctctctctctctctctctctctctctctctctctctctctctctctctctctctctctctctctctctctctctcgctctctctctcgttctctctcgctctcgctctcgctctctctctccctctctctttcaatctctatctccctctcccccgccctcccttccttcccctcccccaaccaccaATTCAATCTTTTTCTGTTTaaacactggcagggagagagTCTGAGAGGCTTAAAGAGGCCGCACCGAGGACCGTGAATTCAGAGAGCAGAAAAATAAAGCGGGACGTCAGCAGCCTCTCAGTGAGCTGCAGGACGCTCGAGTAGAAACCACTCTGGGGCTGAGTAAGTGTGGCAGAGAACCTGTAAATCAAAATGGTGGGCAAATTCTGCACCGCTGGTGTCGTTATTTAAGGTTTGGTTTATTTAAAATACGTCGAATTGTAGGAAAGGACCGAAAGACTTTCTGGCAGCTCCGGTCCTGATTGGTGAATCCAAAATAAACTCTCCCGGTGACACGCCGCGCCTTAAAGAGCCGAGAAACTAATGGGGAATAATTGCACTGTGGCGCACCCCCTCTAGCTATGCTTCCCAAATCGCAAAGCTTCTTGTCCCGAAACTAATAAATGAAAGAATGGCGGCGAGTGGCCCGTCCGCACTCATCCTGAGACTGATGCACCATTGAGTGCATCAATGCCCGTGAAACGAGCCCATTCACTGACAGGATGGACACTTTCCAGTACAGTACTGGCAAAGAACCATGCCCAACTTGCTGATGCATAGATCTAGCCGATTAGTATGCAGCTTTTCAGGAGAATAATGAacttggttcccctccccctccctttacCCTCACTTTCAGAGAGGGGGATGCAGGTTGCCACTGAATGCACTGATCAGCTGGCGAGGGGAAGCCTGGCTCAAAAATGGTGACTTCAGAAATATTGCTTACATAAGTCTAAGCTATGAGGGTCGCCGAAACATTATCCATCCTTCGCGCTCACCCAAGATTTCGCTGTGCATATTGGGCCAAGAAATCTGTAAGTGTGCTGGAGAAATTAACTCGGACGCACCAAACCACTG is a window of Hemitrygon akajei chromosome 3, sHemAka1.3, whole genome shotgun sequence DNA encoding:
- the slitrk3a gene encoding SLIT and NTRK-like protein 3, translated to MFWITLLSTITLGWSTTIPLMEDSKEFNEPCMEPCYCEEKESFLHIHCESKGFTNISQITESWKRPFKLYLQRNSMRKLYANSFLFLTNAVSINLGNNALQDIQAGAFNGMKLLKRLYLHENKLEVFRNDTFLGLESLEYLQADYNVLKRIDGGAFRNFNKLKVLIINDNLIPLLPFNLFRMVSLTHIDLRGNRLKTLPYIGTLEYIGRSLMEIQLEENPWNCTCDIMPLKTWLESIPYTVLVGEITCETPFHLHGKDLREIRSSELCPLSNVEVEVSLGVPQLASNNDNAWPTKPSSMSLSVTYTASSAEYKASGKLPKSTKTPKTLKAQPTLRSFHSGQNQPIIAGYQTRPPIPIICPAKCSCSLHINDLGLTVQCKAKGIENMSELIPRPLNARKLYLTGNLIQKIYRSDFWNFSSLDLLHLGSNGISYIQDGAFMNLPNLKILYLNNNTIERLTPGMFRGLQSLQYLYFEYNVIREIQPAAFSLTPNLQLLFLNNNRLRTLPNDAFTGTSLARLSLRSNHFLYLPVSGVLEHLDSIVQIDLNNNPWDCSCDLMALKQWVEKISTVIMVGDVLCKTPEFLSGQDLKKVDSEILCPELKHAAASPALPGSGANGNVISTATGFGFSSQGGAIPLSVLILSLLIIFISAVFIAAGLFAFVLRRRKKSPFSRRQDVDLTGMQMQCRIFEDRTANSPEKAASHVYDYIPHPVTQMCNNPIYKPREGEIEEEFSETQENNANYKALEKDKEWKMSLSNSNLNTIVTINQTNDFASFPENGVIYPSVLERERPAHTVGFVDCLYGTVPKLKELHVHPPGMQYPDLQQDARFKETILFGSSGRGYPDQTQSEYLELRAKLQTKPDYLEVLEKSTYRF